Proteins encoded in a region of the Vicia villosa cultivar HV-30 ecotype Madison, WI linkage group LG5, Vvil1.0, whole genome shotgun sequence genome:
- the LOC131601306 gene encoding sulfoquinovosyl transferase SQD2-like, with product MNSSLSINSSLSPPFLSPHSTTLSSSSSCSYSFSYSSNFNPQSFVRFTSFRAQPITPFCKKVRFWNLEGIESVKRRKSLKLEATTKMTIDEESLLNVRDEEEGPPDSVLNDHESNSKPRRIALFVEPSPFSYVSGYKNRFQNFIKYLREMGDEVLVVTTHEGVPKEFYGAQLIGSKSFPFPWYQKVPLSLALSPRIISAVAQFKPDIIHASSPGIMVFGALIIAKLLSVPIVMSYHTHVPVYIPRYTFSWLVQPMWLVLKFLHRAADLTLVPSAAIARDLEEARVTAANKIRLWNKGVDSESFNPRYKSHEMRLRLSNGEPEKPLIVHVGRLGVEKSLDFLKSVMDKLPEARIAFIGDGPYREELEKLFEGMPAVFTGMLSGEELSQTYASGDVFVMPSESETLGQVVLEALSSGIPVVGARAGGVPDIIPEDQEGKIGYLYTPGDLDDCLSKLVPLLHDKELRETMGRAARIEMEKYDWREATRTIRNNNYNAAIWFWRKKKAQLLLPFQWLTKRIFPSDVVDNGKPTEVVIDNGKPIV from the exons atgaactcttctCTCTCTATAAATTCCTCTCTCTCTCCTCCTTTTCTCTCACCTCACTCCACCACcctttcttcatcatcatcttgttcttATTCCTTTTCctattcatccaatttcaatcCTCAAAGTTTTGTTAGATTTACATCTTTTCGAGCACAACCCATTACACCCTTTTGCAAAAAGGTTCGATTTTGGAACTTGGAAGGGATTGAGAGTGTGAAGAGACGAAAAAGTTTGAAGCTTGAAGCTACTACGAAAATGACCATTGATGAAGAGAGTTTGTTGAATGTTAGAGATGAAGAAGAGGGTCCTCCTGACTCTGTTTTGAATGACCATGAGAGTAATTCTAAACCTCGTAGAATTGCTTTGTTTGTTGAGCCTTCTCCTTTTTC ATATGTCTCGGGATACAAGAATCGTTTCCAGAATTTTATAAAGTACCTCAGGGAAATGGGAGATGAG GTCTTGGTTGTAACAACACATGAAGGAGTACCTAAGGAATTTTATGGAGCACAACTAATTGGATCGAAAAG TTTCCCGTTTCCTTGGTATCAGAAGGTACCACTCTCTTTGGCACTTAGTCCAAGAATAATATCAGCAGTTGCGCAATTTAAGCCCGACATAATTCATGCTTCATCCCCCGGAATAATG GTTTTTGGTGCTCTTATCATTGCAAAGCTTCTGTCAGTTCCTATTGTCATGTCGTATCATACTCATGTACCAGT ATACATTCCAAGATACACATTTAGCTGGCTAGTGCAACCGATGTGGTTGGTTCTAA aGTTTCTGCATAGAGCAGCCGATCTAACTCTAGTGCCATCGGCTGCCATTGCAAGGGATCTTGAAGAAGCTAGAGTAACAGCAG CTAACAAGATTCGTCTTTGGAACAAGGGTGTTGATTCTGAAAGTTTCAATCCTCGATACAAGTCACATGAAATGCGATTGAGACTGAG CAATGGTGAACCGGAGAAGCCCTTAATTGTTCATGTCGGACGACTTGGAGTTGAGAAGAGTTTAGATTTTCTCAAAAG TGTCATGGATAAGCTTCCTGAAGCACGAATCGCGTTTATTGGAGATGGACCTTACAG GGAGGAGTTGGAGAAATTGTTTGAAGGCATGCCTGCAGTATTCACAGGAATGTTATCAGGTGAAGAATTATCTCAAACATACGCTAGTGGCGATGTCTTTGTTATGCCGTCAGAGTCCGAGACACTTGGTCAAGTTGTCTTGGAGGCTTTGTCTTCCGGGATTCCTGTTGTTGGAGCACGTGCCGGTGGAGTACCAGACATAATCCCCGAAGATCAAGAAGGCAAAATCGGATACCTATACACTCCAGGTGATCTCGACGATTGTTTAAGCAAACTAGTACCTCTGTTGCACGACAAAGAGTTGAGAGAAACGATGGGAAGAGCCGCACGTATAGAAATGGAGAAATACGATTGGAGGGAGGCCACTAGAACGATTCGCAACAATAATTACAACGCTGCGATTTGGTTCTGGCGCAAGAAGAAAGCTCAACTATTGTTACCGTTCCAATGGCTAACGAAACGTATTTTCCCGTCAGATGTAGTAGATAACGGAAAACCGACTGAAGTTGTAATAGATAATGGAAAGCCGATCGTATAA